The bacterium genome contains the following window.
CTATGAGCATCTGCTGGAGCTCTATCCCGATGTGAAGCGGGGGATCACCAAGCAGCGGCAACTGATGTTCCTGGTGCAGGTGGGGACCTTCTTCAGAAATCAGCATTCACCGGCAGGGGAGCAGCTGCTGGAGGAAGCCCGGAGCCTGCTGCGACAGCTGGCGCGACGCTTGATACGTCCGGAGCGGAAGGCACGCTTCTGGGAAAAGTACCGTCGGCTCTTCCCGCATCTGGAGCTCTCCGCCCGGGTGTAGTTCGCGGGAATGCAAACAGGCGGCCCGGATGGACCGCCTGAGATACTGCTGTTGATGACCGGGCTGGGTTAGAAGCGTCGGAAGTTGATCGCCCCACCATCGGCACTGGTCTGGTAGAGTGCGCCGAAGTCCTGGGTGCCCGGGAAGGGCACCACATAAGCGCGTGGGAAACCGACCGGACCAATCGCCTCTTCCGGACTGAACGTCGCGCCATTGTCGCAGGATGTCCGTCCTCGTAGCGTATTGGAAGCCCCGCCGCTTGCGGTCCAGTAGAGCATCAGCTCACCGGTGGGGTAGTAGCGGACGCCGGGGTACTGGACATAGGCACTCCCTGAATCCAGGTTGGTCTGGAAGGTCGTAGTTTGTCCGCCAGTCGTGCTGGTGAAGAGGCAGACCCCAATGCTGCTGTTGTTGTTAAAACGCGCGGCATAGGCCAGCGTCATGCCCGTCGCATCGGTGGGATCCGCCATACCTCGGCCATAGGCAAAGACTGTCGAAATCCCGATACCAGTGTTGTGGAAGTAATGATTGACTGGGCTCCAACTCGCGCCGTTGTCATCACTCCGTCGGATCCAGAGGGCCCCATCGGAGCCGGTGCCAAAGCGGACCGAGCAGTGATAGACCTTGTTGTTGGGCGCAAAGAAGAGACTGGCACCAAAGCCGCCATCACACAGACCCGGCAGCATCGGTCCAGCCCCCAGGGCCAGCGCGCCGCTGCTGGTCTGCACAGTTTTAAAATTGCAGGTGCCGGTGCTGTAGCTCAGGATGACATGCGCGGGATTGTTGGGATCAACGGCCCCGGTGAGGGAGTACTTCTGGCCAACAGAATCTACAAAGCGCTCCACCCAGGGATCCTGGCCGTAGTTGCCACTGGTCCAGACTGAGAGCCGGGTATTGCCAAAATCAGGACGTGGCTGCTGTCCCATGGCATACACCGTTCCATCCGGACTGGCGACCACGTACATGTCCCCCCAGGGGTTGACACTCGGTGTATCCGGTGGACTGTAGGACTGATCAATGACCGCACCCGCAGTCCAGGTGGCCCCGCCATCGGCAGAGACATACAGCCGATGGGCATAGTCAGACTCAGATGGCGTCGCGTTGTCGTAGACCAGGGCATAGGCATGGTTGCCGGCTATTGCCATCCGGTAGTCACCGGAGAAGTTGCCGTTGTTCAGGGACTGCTGAGAAAATGCATTCGCGCTGAGCACACTGACTTCTGGTTCCGGCAGAAACGAAGTGATAGTGACTGGCACCACCGCAATGCTCGAGAGTCCACCAGGATCGGTAACCCGGACCGCGGCGGCATACGAACCCACCGGACAATACTGGAAGCTCCCTGTCGATACGCCGGAGGCTGGGGTATCCGGAACAAAGTTCCCTGGATCTCCACCCGGCAAATCGTAGTCAAACTCGAAAGTCAGATTAGCCGGGGTTTCCGCATCGGTGCTGGCGCTGGCATCAAAGAGGACAGGCTTGCCGATCGCCCCAATAGCAGGATTGGGATTCAGGGCAGCGGTGGGAGGCGTATTCGGGACTGAGGTGTCTTCCACTTCAACCATGACCAGCGTCCCAGTATGGAAATCAGTCGGCTGGAAGAACGAAATCTCCCGATTGAGGCCGGAGGTCGGAGTTGGCTGACGCTGGTCCACCGCTTCTACCCATGCCCAGTAGGTCCCCGCACCAGTGCTGAGCTGATTCGTGATGAGCGTGGTCCAGACCGCATCGTCATAGAGACCCGTCCCACTCTGGGGAGTGGCTGGATCGAGGTTCAGCGGTGTCGCAAGGAGGCCCGGTACCCGGACAGTCAGTGATGCCACATCACTGGCAGCCGCGGTCTGATCCGGAGGTGTCTCCGCGAAGGCGAAGCCGTTCGCCACCACTGCACCCCGCTGCCAGTCACGCAGCCGGATTTCCAAAGTGGCGTTAGAAGACGGGTCGCCAGCTTCGAGGTTGTTATTGCTGAGTGTCGCCGTGACCGTCCAGGGCGCCTTGTGATGAAACTCCGGGAGGTAGTAGATCGGCTGCTGGCGCTGACCGATGTTGGAACCACGCCCCTGCGCACCCTGTCCCCAGGCGAGACCAATGGCGAGCCCCACCCGCAGTTCAGTCTGTCCGGGCTGGAGGTCGAACTTGAACTCGACTTCATCCCGCTCGCCCATCGCCATGGTGTTGTGACCCTGGGGGTTGCGGAGGTCGGCAAAGCCGTTCTGATTGCTGCCGGCAAAATTCCCGGGGCCGTCATCGCGAAAGAAGACGCGGTACGGATGCTCGGTCACATTGGGAGTCGGGTAATACGGCTCCAGGACGCTGTCGTAGAGATTGGTGTATCCCTCAGCATTTACCAGGACTTCCCGGGCGGCCGTCCGCCCGCTGCCAAAGCTCACAGGGCTGCCGAAGCCCTCGGTGAGGATGAAACCCATCACATCGAACGCGTGGAGGTCCAGACGACTGGCGAGGGTATAGGGCTGTGTCGGCAGCGCAAAGGGATGCGTCATGGCGATCCGGACGAGCACATTGCCATCCGGTGCAAAACTGATACCCGTGACTTCCAGGCAATCCTTACAAGGGGAGTTCGTGAAGAATCCGGTCCCATCGAGCTGGTAAGCGTCGCCCTTGGCCTCCGCGGTCCGAAGCGGTTCCAGCGACGCCTGCAGATTGCCGTTTTGTGGTGCCGTGATGGTGAGGGTATGCAGCCACCCGGCTTCGTTGTAGACCTCCATCCCGCCCGCGTCGCCGGTCAGGGCGATCATGGAGCCGGGAATGACAGGAGGTGGGGTGGCGGTGCCCGCCGAACCCGCGGGTGACAGCGGAGTACGGCTGCCTCCCTGGCAGGCGGTCGCCAGGAGGGCCAGAGCAAGCGTGGAGAGGAGATACCGGGACATGTGACGGCTCCCTTCAGAGCTGGAGGACTGGCACCAATAGCAACGGCCCCGCACCTTCCCACGTGGGCGTGCAATGGCTGAATCCACTCGCCACCAGTGAAAACTGTTGGCGAAGAGACTTCAGTGGGCGTACTGCTTTGGGCAGAGTCGAGTATAGCGAACCTGACACTGATCTGTTTCAATCAGCCTGAAGCAACACCTGTGGCTTCTCGCAGATAGCTGGACGCCAGTTCCCGGGCCGCCGACTGGTCGATCCGGTCCCCCAGCATTCGCGCCAGTTCCGCGACCCGTGCATCCCCCTCCACCGGCACGATGGTGATGCGGTCCCCCGCCAGATCTCGTCGCACCGCCAGATGCTGGGCGGCACAGGCCGCCACCTGCGGCAAGTGACTCACGATCAGCACCTGCTGCCACTGGCTGAGCTCCCGGAACTTCGCTCCCACCTGGAATGCCGTATCCCCACCAATACCCAAATCCCCTTCGTCCACCACCATCAACGACTGCAACGGCGGGAAGGCCTGCAGCGCCTTGAACGCCAGCGCCAGGCGTGTCACTTCCCCACCTGAAGCTATCTGCTGGAAGGGCTGCAGCGCTTCCCGGGGAGCAGTCGCCAGCAACAGGTCCACATGGTCGCTTCCCGAGGCTCCTAGAGCCGACGGGTCCGCTTCGATCCGGAACTCCACCCGGGCATGCGCCAGATTCAGGTCCTTCAGATGCCCCAACAGCCGTGCCTCAACCAGGGGGGCGAGGGCGATCCGACGGGCATGCAGGAGCGCAGCTGCCTGCCGCGCAGTGCTTTCTGCCTGAGCGACCTCTTGCTGCAGCAGCGCCATCTGCTCTTCGCCCCCTTCGATGAGTTCCAAATCAGTGGCGACCTGATCCCGCAGCGCCAGAAGCCCCGCGAAATCGAGGCGGTACTTCCGCTTGAGTTGCTCCAGTTGCGCCAGACGGCGGTCGACACGATGCAGCCGTTCGGGATCCCCCTCCAGCTGCTCGCTGTAATGGAGCAGCTGACGTCCCCACTCCTGGAGCTGCTCCAGCATCCCGGCCAGTTGTTCGCGACAGACGGCCCAGTCCGCGTCGAGGTCCGCGAGGAGTTCCACCCGCTCCAGGACCGCCGCCAGCTGGTCATAGACTGCCGGCGACTCCGGGGCGCTTTCCTGCAGGAGCGTGGCCGCTTCCCCCGCGGCCTGTCGCAACTCGGCGATGCTGGCCAGTCGCTGCTGCTCCTGGTTGAGACGCGCTTCCTCATCGGGCATCAGCTGCGCGATGGTCAGTTCCTGATGCTGGAACTCCAGAAAGCTGTGTCGCTCCAGGGCGGCCGCCCGTTGCTGTTCGGCTGCCGCAAGTGCGGATCGTGCTTTTTTGAGGGTGCGGAAGGCCTGCTCCATCGCGAGACATGCTGCACGGTGTTCGGGATCGCCGAGCGAATCGAGGAGCGTCGCCGGATCGATCCGTGTGAGGTAGCGGACCTGGTTTTGCCCGAGCAGGTCCATGAGCGCTTCGCTGATCTGCTGCAGGACCCCCAGCGAAATGCGACGGCCATTGAGGAAAACCCGGGAACGTCCGCCACGGACCACCGAGCGCTCGAGGAGGAACTCCCCCTCTTCTTCGGGCTCCCAGATGCCAGCGGCGATCAGGCTCTGGACCTCCGGACGGGCCGGGTCGAGCAGGAAGGTCCCCAGCACTTTCACTTCCCCGGTGGCCTGCGCGAAGACATCCTCGCCCACCTTTTCACCGAGCAAAAAGCCGAGGGCACCAAGGAGCATGGACTTGCCTACCCCGGTCTCGCCGGTGATGGCGGTCATGCCCGGTCCGAAGGTCAGCCGGGTGTCGTGGAGGAGCTTGAAGTCGGCGATCTCGAGTTCGCAGAGCATCCTGACGGGGGAGTGTACGCCGGTTGCAGGCATAATCGCCGTCGTGGCCACTCCCACTCTGACCGATCGCGGCACCGGCCAGCACCTGGTGCTCGTGGTGAAGCGGATCCTGGCACCGGGGATTCACACCGCCCCTGGCTTTGGGGTCGCGTGGTTCGCGCCTGCCGGCACGACACGTCAGACCCTGGGCGCGACGACTCTCCGCGCCTGGCGCTTCTTTGTCACGCCCTGCAAAGCCTTCCCCCTGCTCCGCGACAGCTTCACCACTCCCGCCCTCCGCTGTGATGGACGGGGGCTCACCGTCACGGCTCCTGACAGTCATCCGCCAGATATGTGGGAACAGCGACTGGGCGATGTCGCCGCGCCGGTCCCGATTCCCTGGCCCCTGGGGAGCGTCGGTAATCCGGGGCCTGACTATGTGCCGCCGAAGAAGGGTGGCAAACGCCCCACTGCCGGTGATGCCCAGTGATCCGGGGAGCGCGGCGCGGCGCGGTTGAGATCCACTATGACGACTCCCTCGCGGCGTTTCACTGCCCGCACTGCGGCATGGAATTCGCCCCCGATGATGTCCTGTGCATCAGCTGCGGCTATGAGTTCGCCGATGAGCAGCACCCCTACGCTGTGTCGTTGCGTCGCCCGACCCCAGTCCTCGATGCCGCCGGGTTCCTGACCGACGACAGCGCGGCAGCGCTGACCACCGCGCTCCAGGCGCTGAGCCAGCAGTGCGGCATGGAAGTCCTCCTTGCGATCTTCCCGCCCGAGCTGCAGCGCCCGCCATCGGAGATCGCGTGGTACTACGGCAACACCTGGGAAGTGGGGGGCATCACCAGCGACATCGGTCCCATCCGTCTCCCTCCTGCTGAGCCCGCAAAACTGATGCTTGCGGCTCTCGGCGAGATTCTGCTCCTCCCCTGGACCCTGCTGAAGTCGGTGGTGCAACTGGCGTTGCACGCCCTGAAGCCCCCTCCCTCACCCACCGAGCGGGGGCTTCTCATCGCGGTCTTCCCCCACTGGAAGACCATCACGCTGGAGCCGACGATTGCCGCGGACAGCACCTGGAAGCTGGGAGATCCGGAGCTCGCCGCCCTGCTGGAAGCGACAGTTGCGGACCTCACTCCGGAGTCGCTGCAACATCTCGTGGCATCACTGGGAACCTATTGCGATCCGCCGGCGTAAGGGGAGGTCCCGCAGCGGGGCCGATGATGGACATTAATCCTGATGAAGCCCGGCCTCCTGATCCTGGTCCTGCTGCTCAGCATCGGCGCCCTCCTCCCCGGATGCGCCGGGTCGCCGCGCCAACCCCGGGCTCCGCAGGTGGTGGATGGCACGGAAGCGGGCATCGACCTGGTGGAGGCGACCCGGTCGCTCAAGGCGCAGCTCGAAGTCGCGCCGGAAGACCCCCAGACGCTTCTGGCACTGGGCAATGTGTTTGCGCGTCGCGGACTCTACAGCGAGGCGATTGCGACTTTTCGGACCCTGACCCGGGTCGATGATCAGCACGCGGTCGGCTGGCACAATCTCGCCCTGTGTTATGAGCGTCAGGGGCTGATCCGCGAAGCCCGGGCTGCCGCGGAAACGGCCGCGACCCTCGCCCCCGGGAATCAGATGTTTGTGCAGGAAGTCCAGCGTGTGACAGCCCTCCAGCGAGACGGGGAGTCGGGGCAGCGCGCCTTTACCGAAAAGGTGTCGCAGGCGTATCACGCCCTGAATCGCTTCGATGCCGATGGCCTGAAGTACGCCGCGTCCTTGGTGGAAGACCTCATGCGGGTCTGGCCAGAGCAGAGCGAAACCTGGAATGCGGCGGGGCTGGTGGCGGTCCGACAAGGGGATGTCGTGGCGGGCGCGACCCGCTTCGATACGGCCATCGAGCGGAATCCCAAGGCCTTGCAGGCGCGATACAACCGCGCACTCCTCGCGTGGCAGGCGGGGGAGCCGGCGCTGGCACGACGTCATTTGTCAGCGCTTCGGAACCTCTTGCCTGCGGATGATGACCGTGGACGCCTCTATGTTGATCAGCTCCTGGGGGACCTCGACGCCGGGAAATCCCCCACCGATGCCCGCTTTGCCGCCCGGGAGTTCCCGGTCCGGTAAGCCGGACTCGCTTGCGCAGGTCCGCCCGGGTGCCCTACGCTCCCTGTCATGCTGCGGCAACTCCCAACACCAGTCCGGTTTGCGGTCGCGTTGCTGCTGGGCGCGTTATGTGCGGTGGGGTTCACGCTGATTGTGTATGGCGGGGTCATGGTGTTCCAGCAACTGCCGCAATCGGGTCGGTAAGTAGCTTCTAAAACATCCCCTGGCGACTGTGTGGAGAGCCCCCGGCGGCGGCGGAAAGCCCCCGGTCGCTTCGCGACCACCCCCGCAAGCGGGGGGGGACCCACATAATCGTTACGGCAGCGAATGCGCCTGCGCCGGAGACCAGGTCTTTAGACCTGGACGTGGTATGTGGTCCGGACGGATCTAAGCGCTAGCGTGTCGGGGACTGGACCAAAGATCGCCCATACCTTGGACTGAAGCGCTCGTGCCGTAGTAGTGCACCCCCTCCCCAGCCCTTCCCCGGACCAAGGTCCAGGGGAGGGAGCCAGAGGGGATCGCCCGACGCAAAGTGCCGCTAACTGCTCCCCCCCACCCGACCTTGGTCGGGAGGGGGGCTGGGGGGGGAGGGACATGGACCAGTGACCCATGCGCCGGAGCCCAGGCCCTAACCGGAGACCAGGTCTTTAGACCTGGGACGTGATGTGTGGTCTGCACGGATCCATGCGCCGTTGTGTTGCGGACTGGACCAAAGATCACCCAGACTTTGGGCTGCGGCGCGTGCGCCGCTTGGGATTCTTAGGGTGTCTTCGCCAGGCGGCGCCAGGCCGCAGTCCATAGCAGAGAAGAATCGCAATGCACTGAACCCGGAGGGGCGACCCCTGGTCGCCCGGTGGTCCGACGCCCGCGTCGGTGGGGGCCGCGACGCCACGTCGCGGTGAAAAAACGGGGGAACAAAGGCGGCGCAGCAAGCCTCGTCGCTACGGGAAGTCCTCGGTCGCTGCGAGTGGCCCCCGGCGGCGGCGCCGCCGGGGGCCACTCGCAGCGCGATCAGGTGCTTCCCGCCACATGCGCCCAGCCCCGACTACAATCGACTCCTGCTATGAACCGACGCCCGACACTGCGCCGCCGCGATGAGTTCCAGCGGGCCTATCGCAAGGGGACCCGGGCCTTTCAGGATTTCCTGCAACTTCGCTACCTCGTCCGGGGCGATGATGGCCCCCTGCGTCTCGGCATCGTCATCCGCAGCGCGGTGATCCGACGGGCGGTCCGACGCAACCGGGTGCGCCGTATGCTGCGGGAATCGATCCGCCAGCTGCTGCCCCAGGTTCCCTCCGGGATCGACCTGGTGCTGATCACCCAGGGGGAGCCTGCCTGCGACCATCAGCGTTACATCGATGCCGTCGTCCAGCGGGGATTACGGAAGTGCGGCGTGATGGGTCTGGAGCCACCGCCCTGGCCCACTGAACTCCCCGCCAACCGTTTCGCGGTCCGGGAAGGGGCGGGGGCATGAAGCGGTTGCTGGTCGGGGCGATCCATCTGTATCGTCGGTTTCTGGGGATCCATCTGCCGCCGGTCTGTCGCTTCCAGCCGACCTGTTCGCACTACGCGGAGGAGGCGCTGGAGCGGCATGGAGTCCTGAAAGGGAGTATGCTCGCCGGTTGGCGCCTGTTGCGCTGCAATCCGTGGGGCGAATCGGGGTGGGACCCGGTCCCTGCGGGGCATTGGGGGGCGGCCTGGCGGCGTCGACTCATCGGCGCGCCCCTCCCACCACCCACTGAAGGGGACCCGTCCTAAACCGGCATGATCGACGCCATCGCTCAGCTCCTGACGAGCATTCTGCTCTTCCTCCACGCCACCATCGTCCCCGACTGGGGCTGGGCCATCCTGGTCCTGACCCTCCTCGTGCGCGCGGCCATCTGGCCCCTCACCCGCGCCCAGGTGGAGAGCATGAAGAAGATGCAGGCCCTGGCACCTCAGATGAAGGAACTGGAGGTGAAGTACAAGGACGACCCTGAGAAAAAGGCGCAGGAAACCCTCCGGATCTACACCGCCAACAAGATCAATCCCCTGTCGGGCTGCCTGCCGGTGCTGATCCAGATGCCGGTCCTCATCGGGATGTTTGTCGCCCTGCGCGACCCCCGCTTCACCAAGCAGCTGCCTGGCTTCGACAATGCTTCTTTCTTCGGAATGCGCCTGATCGTGAAGCCCCTCGAGATGAGCCCCTTCCCGGAGATCGAGCGGATTCCGGGGATGTTCGACCTCGCCCAACTCATCGCGCATCCCTTCATGTACGACCGCTTTCTGTATCTGCCGGCCATGGGCCTGTTCGTTTTGTACATCGTGTCCTCCTGGTTCTACTCCAAGCAGATGCAGGCGCAGTCTGCGGCCACCATGGACGCCAATCAGAAAATGATGAGCAACATGATGATGTTCATGCTGCTCTACTTCGGGCTCATCTTCCCGGTGGGCTTGCTCCTCTACTTCGTGGTCTCAAACTTCATTCAGATGATCCAGCAGCAACTGACCCCCTCGGCGGTACCCGCCGCTGCGGTAGCCGAGGCGAGCGTCCAGGATGCCTCCGGAGCAAAGGTCGCTGCCGAAGTGCTGGACCCCTCCGACCCGAAGGCTTCCGCCCGACTTCGGGGCAAGCGGCGGAAGGCCGCGCCGGAATCCACTGAAGCGGACCCCGACTCCTGATCGTCGCTGTCAGGCGGACAGTTCCAGATCGACCCCCATGACCTCGCGGATCGCGGCCACACAGAGGGTATCCACGGCCATGAACATGGCGCTGGTGTCGCCGTCCTCCGCCTCCGGCGGTTCCGGCTCATTGAGGGGGCCAGGGAGGGTCGTAAAGGTGAGATTGGGATGCTGCGCTGCCAGCAGCAGCTTGATGGCGGCATCGGTCCGGACTTCGAGGGCTTCCCTGGAGTCCGCCCCCAGCTCCAGGGTCGTGGAGCCCTCCACCCAGATACCGTCATCGCGACGCAGGGTGATCCACCACCAGTTGGTGAGGGGCCCGGCGGGATCCCATTGCTCGTAGTCGCGGGTTTCAATGGTCCCGATCGGGACATGGTCCCAGAGGATGCGGAGATTGGGGAGGTTGTCGAATGCGCCGGAAGTCGGGCCGGTGAGGGTGTCGGTCATGGGAGGGAGGATACGCGGTCTGCCAGTGTCGCGTGTGGTGCTGATGGAGCCCGAGCGGCGCAAGCGGCGCAGTCCATCAGCACTCCAACGCCGGGATGTGGCGTCCCGGCACCCACCGTCGGGGAACCGGGCGACCCTTGGTCGCCCCTCCAAGATTCATCATGTGCTGTCCCGGAGTCCAGGTCTTTAGACCTGGAGCGTGAGGTCTTGCCAGAGCGGCGCGAGCGCCGCGGTCCATCGGAGGCACCACAACAAACCTTTTTCAAACCCCCTGGTGGGTCGACCTCCAGGTCGATGGGCTCGGGGACTTTTAGTCCCCGAGGCTATGACGCGGTCCTGGGATCCATTGTGGGGGGTCGAGGGATAGAAGAAGAAAGTTGGTAGGCCGTACAGGATTCGAACCTGTGACCCGCTGATTAAGAGTCAGCTGCTCTACCAGCTGAGCTAACGGCCCGCTGGCATTGTGGGGGAAAGCCGCCTCTCCCGCAAGGGGTACCGGCCAATGCCCTAGTCGCTGCTCGACTCCGTCGCGGGCTTGGGGGGCGGAGCGGGGGTGTCCGACGGCTCCGACGCTGGCGTGGTGTCGGCCTTGGTCGACGTCGCACTGCTGCTTTCCTTCGCGGGACTGGTGCGACTGTCATTGACATAGAAGCCCGCGCCTTTGAAGACAATCCCCACGTTGGAAATGATCTTCTTCGCCTTCCCGCCACACTCCGGACACTTGGCGCTTGGACGTTCAGGCACCTTGGTGAGGAACTCCTCGAAGAGATGCCGGCACTGAGTGCACTGAAACTCGTAGATGGGCATGTCCACGGAACTCCTTTGCGGTGATAGCGAAACCCACCCGCAGTGGGTGGGTCAGATGGCGCGAGTATACGCGCCGGATGTCGACCCCAGGCTGGCCGACCGCTACGGCTCGCGTCGCGCTGGCGGTGCAGCAGTCCGCAGGGGTACCAGCTGGGTGGGCTCCGTGAGCCCATACTCCTCCAGCGTGATCTGGAAGCGTTCCGCCAGGGCTTCGAGGATCCGCTGAAACTCCGTGCGGTCGGACACGATCTGGGCCTTGAGATGGAGAATGACCTCCACCCCGGCGAGATTGATGCCCATGTCGCGGGTGTAGGTGAGGATTTCCTGCAGCCGCTCGACATCGGCCTCCGAGTAAAGACGGGTCCGCTTCGGGGTCCGTCCGGGGGTCAGCAGCCCCTGTCGCTCATAGAGCCGGAGGGTCTGCGGATGGACTTCCAGCATCTCCGCGACCACCGAGATGGAGTAGCGCGGCCGGTCGCGCTCGCTAACGGCATCCTGGCTGCTGCTGGCGGTTCTGCGCGGCATTGCTCCTCCTCTCGGGCCTGAAAGTTGAGTCTAGCACACTCAGATTTTCGTCCGCGTGCAGCGAGTCCTACAGTCAGAGCGCGACATGGCAGGCTTACGATGCAGCCGGCGCCGCGTCCTCTTCAGCCGAGGGTGCTGCGGCGAGGACCACCCGCGCCGGACGCAGCACCCGATCGCGGAAGCGATAGCCCCGGGTCGCCACCGACAGGATCGTGTTGGGGGCGACATCGGCAGCGACTTCGGTCCCGATGACTTCCATGCAGGAGGGGTCGAAACCCGCCCCGGTGTTGATGGCTTCGATGCCATGCTGCTCCAGGACCCGATGCAGTTCCTGGACCGTGTACTTCACCCCTTCGATGACCGCCTGCGCCTGGGGGTCCAGCGCTGGCAGATCGAAGGTGAGGGACATCTCGAAGTAATCCAGGACCCGCAGCAGGTCCCCCGCCAGTTCCTGCCCACCATACTTGCGGATCTCCGCCTTTTCCTTGTCGACCCGGGCGCGGTAGGTCTGGAATGAGGCCCGCTCCAGCTTCAGGTCATGCAGCGCCGCGTGGAGCTGGGCCGCCGGGTCATCGGTCGGGGCGAGGTCCGGATCCGCCGCCGGAACATCTTCCAGCGGCAGGATCACGGCGTCGGCTTCATCCTCCACCGCCGGGGGGAGGATGGGCTCATCGGTATGTGACGCCTCTTCCGAGGCATCCCGGAAAGAGCGACCGTCCAAAAACGGCGCGTGGGAGTCAGTCATGGCACCTCCAGAGGCTCGCAGCGGGCCAGTTATCGCTCGGGGTCGGCATCGATGACGGTCCCTTCGTGGACCCCATCCGACGCTGCACCGTTTTGGCTGTAGTCGCTCGCACCATTCATGGAGGGCTCCTGCGCGGCCCCCTGGGAGTAAAGCTCGGTCGCCAGGGCGTAACTGGCCTGATTCAGATCCTCGGTCGCCTGGTCGATCTCTTCGCGCGACTTGCTCTCCGCCTCGGCGAAGATCCCGCGAGCTTTCACAAGCGCATCTTCGAGGGTCTGACGCGCTCCAGCGCTGACTTTCTCGCTGTTCTCGCGGAGGGTCTTGTCGATCTGGAAGATGGTGTTGTCGAGGCGATTCACCGCATCGACCTTCTCCCGGGCGAGCTTGTCGGCTTCCGCGAACTGCTCCGCCTCCCGCTGCATCCGGTCGATCTCTTCGGGGGTCAGGTTGCTCGTGCCCGTGATGGTGATGTCCTGCTTGCGCCCGGTCCCCTTGTCGATGGCGGTCACCACCAGGATGCCGTTGGCATCGATGGCGAATTTGACCTCGATCTGCGGGATTCCCCGGGGGGCTGGCGGAATGCCGGTCAGCTGAAACTTCCCGAGGGTCCGGTTGTCCCGGGCAAACTGCCGCTCGCCCTGCAGGACATGGACCTCCACGGTCGGCTGGCCATCGGCGGCGGTGGTGAAGGTTTCCGCCTTTTCGATGGGGTAGTAGCTGTTGCGGTCGATGAGACGGGTCATCACCCCGCCGAGAGTCTCCAGTCCCAGGGACATCGGGGTCTTTTCGATCAGGACGATGTCGCTCTTCATTTCGCGGGTCATCACACCCGCCTGGATCGCAGCGCCGATGGCCACCGCTTCATCCGGATTCACCGAGTGATTCGGCTCCAGACCAGTGAGCTTCTTCACCAGCGCCTGGACCGCCGGAATCCGGGAGGACCCCCCGACCAGGATGACCTCATCGATCTTGATGCTGCCGGTCTTCAGGCGGCCTTCGGCGAGCTCCAGCGCGGTCTTCACCGGCCGCTCAATGCGGGTAAAGAGGTCATCGCAGAGCTGCTCGAACTTGGCCCGGCTCAGTTCCGTGTTGAAGTGCTTGGGACCGTTCTGATCCGCGCTGAGGAACGGCAGGTTGATGCTGGTCTTCTGGGAGCTGGAGAGCTCGATTTTGGCGCGCTCCGCCGCTTCTTTGATCCGCTGCATCGCCATCTTGTCGCTGGAGAGGTCAATGCCAGTCTGGCTCTTAAACTCTGCGACCATCCAGTGCATGATCTTGTGGTCGAAGTCATCGCCCCCCAGGTGGTTGTCGCCACCGAGGCCCAGGACATCGAAGACGCCCCCCTCGCCGATCTCGATGATGGACACATCGAAGGTGCCCCCGCCGAGATCGAAGACCATCACGATTTCGTCTTTCTTGCGATCCAGCCCATAGGCGAGGGCGGCGGCGGTCGGCTCATTGATGATGCGCAGGACTTCCAGCCCCGCGATCTGACCCGCCTCCATGGTCGCCTTGCGCTGGCCATCCTCAAAATACGCCGGCACCGTAATGATCG
Protein-coding sequences here:
- the recN gene encoding DNA repair protein RecN — protein: MLCELEIADFKLLHDTRLTFGPGMTAITGETGVGKSMLLGALGFLLGEKVGEDVFAQATGEVKVLGTFLLDPARPEVQSLIAAGIWEPEEEGEFLLERSVVRGGRSRVFLNGRRISLGVLQQISEALMDLLGQNQVRYLTRIDPATLLDSLGDPEHRAACLAMEQAFRTLKKARSALAAAEQQRAAALERHSFLEFQHQELTIAQLMPDEEARLNQEQQRLASIAELRQAAGEAATLLQESAPESPAVYDQLAAVLERVELLADLDADWAVCREQLAGMLEQLQEWGRQLLHYSEQLEGDPERLHRVDRRLAQLEQLKRKYRLDFAGLLALRDQVATDLELIEGGEEQMALLQQEVAQAESTARQAAALLHARRIALAPLVEARLLGHLKDLNLAHARVEFRIEADPSALGASGSDHVDLLLATAPREALQPFQQIASGGEVTRLALAFKALQAFPPLQSLMVVDEGDLGIGGDTAFQVGAKFRELSQWQQVLIVSHLPQVAACAAQHLAVRRDLAGDRITIVPVEGDARVAELARMLGDRIDQSAARELASSYLREATGVASG
- the rnpA gene encoding Ribonuclease P protein component; protein product: MNRRPTLRRRDEFQRAYRKGTRAFQDFLQLRYLVRGDDGPLRLGIVIRSAVIRRAVRRNRVRRMLRESIRQLLPQVPSGIDLVLITQGEPACDHQRYIDAVVQRGLRKCGVMGLEPPPWPTELPANRFAVREGAGA
- the yidD gene encoding putative membrane protein insertion efficiency factor, with the protein product MKRLLVGAIHLYRRFLGIHLPPVCRFQPTCSHYAEEALERHGVLKGSMLAGWRLLRCNPWGESGWDPVPAGHWGAAWRRRLIGAPLPPPTEGDPS
- the yidC gene encoding Membrane protein insertase YidC; this encodes MIDAIAQLLTSILLFLHATIVPDWGWAILVLTLLVRAAIWPLTRAQVESMKKMQALAPQMKELEVKYKDDPEKKAQETLRIYTANKINPLSGCLPVLIQMPVLIGMFVALRDPRFTKQLPGFDNASFFGMRLIVKPLEMSPFPEIERIPGMFDLAQLIAHPFMYDRFLYLPAMGLFVLYIVSSWFYSKQMQAQSAATMDANQKMMSNMMMFMLLYFGLIFPVGLLLYFVVSNFIQMIQQQLTPSAVPAAAVAEASVQDASGAKVAAEVLDPSDPKASARLRGKRRKAAPESTEADPDS
- the grpE_1 gene encoding Protein GrpE, whose protein sequence is MTDSHAPFLDGRSFRDASEEASHTDEPILPPAVEDEADAVILPLEDVPAADPDLAPTDDPAAQLHAALHDLKLERASFQTYRARVDKEKAEIRKYGGQELAGDLLRVLDYFEMSLTFDLPALDPQAQAVIEGVKYTVQELHRVLEQHGIEAINTGAGFDPSCMEVIGTEVAADVAPNTILSVATRGYRFRDRVLRPARVVLAAAPSAEEDAAPAAS
- the dnaK_2 gene encoding Chaperone protein DnaK, with product MSKVVGIDLGTTNSVVALIEGGEPTVIVNQEGDRTTPSVVAFTDDGERLVGKAAKNQAIQNPDRTVASIKRDMGSARKVRINDKDYTPQEISAFILSKLKAAAEAYLGEAVTKAIITVPAYFEDGQRKATMEAGQIAGLEVLRIINEPTAAALAYGLDRKKDEIVMVFDLGGGTFDVSIIEIGEGGVFDVLGLGGDNHLGGDDFDHKIMHWMVAEFKSQTGIDLSSDKMAMQRIKEAAERAKIELSSSQKTSINLPFLSADQNGPKHFNTELSRAKFEQLCDDLFTRIERPVKTALELAEGRLKTGSIKIDEVILVGGSSRIPAVQALVKKLTGLEPNHSVNPDEAVAIGAAIQAGVMTREMKSDIVLIEKTPMSLGLETLGGVMTRLIDRNSYYPIEKAETFTTAADGQPTVEVHVLQGERQFARDNRTLGKFQLTGIPPAPRGIPQIEVKFAIDANGILVVTAIDKGTGRKQDITITGTSNLTPEEIDRMQREAEQFAEADKLAREKVDAVNRLDNTIFQIDKTLRENSEKVSAGARQTLEDALVKARGIFAEAESKSREEIDQATEDLNQASYALATELYSQGAAQEPSMNGASDYSQNGAASDGVHEGTVIDADPER